The following are encoded together in the Cololabis saira isolate AMF1-May2022 chromosome 5, fColSai1.1, whole genome shotgun sequence genome:
- the pclaf gene encoding PCNA-associated factor isoform X2 — translation MVRTKADSVPASYRKAVAASAPRKSLGSSSANSASSSSQSAAAAKAKYAGGNPVCVRPTPTWQKGIGDFFGGPPRKPEKENQKPAEVEDDEEAGGSGTSKASRKSRPLVEEDDDE, via the exons ATGGTCAGAACCAAGGCCGACAGTGTTCCCGCGTCATACAGAAAAG CGGTGGCAGCATCTGCACCCCGGAAGTCCCTGGGCTCCAGTTCGGCCAACTCCGCCTCCTCCAGCAGCCAGTCCGCCGCTGCTG CCAAGGCGAAATACGCTGGGGGTAACCCGGTGTGTGTCCGCCCCACCCCGACGTGGCAGAAGGGTATCGGGGACTTCTTTGGGGGACCCCCTAGGAAGCCGGAGAAGGAGAACCAGAAACCCGCAGAGGTTGAGGATGATGAAGAGGCCGGAGGCAGTGGGACTTCCAAAGCCAGCAGGAA ATCCAGACCTTTGGTTGAAGAGGATGATGACGAATGa
- the pclaf gene encoding PCNA-associated factor isoform X1, translating to MVRTKADSVPASYRKAVAASAPRKSLGSSSANSASSSSQSAAAAAKAKYAGGNPVCVRPTPTWQKGIGDFFGGPPRKPEKENQKPAEVEDDEEAGGSGTSKASRKSRPLVEEDDDE from the exons ATGGTCAGAACCAAGGCCGACAGTGTTCCCGCGTCATACAGAAAAG CGGTGGCAGCATCTGCACCCCGGAAGTCCCTGGGCTCCAGTTCGGCCAACTCCGCCTCCTCCAGCAGCCAGTCCGCCGCTGCTG CAGCCAAGGCGAAATACGCTGGGGGTAACCCGGTGTGTGTCCGCCCCACCCCGACGTGGCAGAAGGGTATCGGGGACTTCTTTGGGGGACCCCCTAGGAAGCCGGAGAAGGAGAACCAGAAACCCGCAGAGGTTGAGGATGATGAAGAGGCCGGAGGCAGTGGGACTTCCAAAGCCAGCAGGAA ATCCAGACCTTTGGTTGAAGAGGATGATGACGAATGa